In the genome of Candidatus Microbacterium phytovorans, one region contains:
- a CDS encoding helix-turn-helix domain-containing protein, with protein MSDLGKSLDVVGARWALLIVDRLLDGPQRYGDLQRDLGVPTNMLATRLRELQEAGVLTRLPLKHNTRAYALTERGRALRPAIEALAAWGADAAGGSLSEHGGAGAR; from the coding sequence GTGAGTGACCTCGGGAAGTCCCTCGACGTGGTGGGGGCGCGGTGGGCACTGCTGATCGTCGACCGCCTCCTCGACGGGCCGCAGCGCTACGGCGACCTGCAACGCGACCTCGGCGTGCCCACCAACATGCTCGCGACGCGCCTGCGCGAACTCCAGGAGGCGGGCGTCCTCACCCGCCTCCCCCTGAAGCACAACACCCGCGCCTACGCCCTCACCGAGCGCGGACGCGCCCTGCGCCCCGCGATCGAGGCTCTCGCCGCCTGGGGCGCCGACGCAGCGGGCGGCTCGCTGTCCGAGCACGGCGGGGCGGGCGCGAGGTAG